The segment GGTTCTGAAGTTCCAGTTAGTATCGCCAGTTCTCTGGTCAGGGATCCTGAAGGTGACCCCGCGGGCATAATCCTTATATTACGAGATATTACTGCCAGAAAATCTGCAGAAAGAGCATTAGAGATTGCTAACGAGAAGGTCACTCTGCTAAGCAGACTTACGAGGCATGATTTGAGTAATCTGGTTACTTCCTTGCTAGGTTATCTGACCCTCATTAGAGAGGATGGCAGAGCTACAATAGATAACCCTCATTTTATAGCATGTATCGATCTCGCGGAGAAAATTTCTCAGCATCTTCAGTTCTCCCATGAGTATCATATGGTTGGTTCTCATGATCCAGTGTGGATTCACCTTCCTCATGCTATTCAGGCAGCCAGTCATGATCTTGCAACTGGGTCTGTTCAGATTTCAATGAATCTTCCCGAGGTTATGATCTATGCCGATCCCTTGTTTCGAAAAGTCATATACAACCTGTTTGAAAATGCAATCCGTCATGGGAACTCTATAACCGGAATTCTGATCTCATCCCTACAAAGCAAGAATGGTGATCTTGAACTTTTTATTGAGGACGACGGGGATGGAATCAGGGAAGATGAGAAAGAACTGATCTTTTATCACGGGTATGGAAAAAATTCAGGTCTTGGGCTTACTATGGTACGTGAAATCCTGTCCGTCACTGGAATTAGTATCACTGAAACTGGAATTTTTGGGCAGGGAGCACGGTTTAAACTCATCATTCCCTCTGACTATTGGAAGACAGATAAACCTGATTAATAAGGCAAGTGAAATAGATACCTCCTGAACTAATTTCTTCCTGATAACTAAAGAATGGAAGAAGTACGTAATTCAAAGACGAATAGATTTTATTTATAAACTCCCTATATTCAACACAGCCGGGTTTTTACTGGGGGGATATAATATGGGAGGATTCGTTCGACTTATTTTTCTTATCTGTTTTGTTAGTATTATTTCAGGAGTTTCGCTTGCAGACAGTTCTTCTATAGTAAGTGAAAATGGGCATCAGTCAGTGATAGCTGATTTCAGGGCTGGATCTTTATCGGGTGCCGTACCTGTGGCTGTTCAATTCAATGATGTCAGCCTCGGATCACCTGATGAATGGTACTGGGATTTTGGTGATGGTACACATGATACCGGGCAGAATCCCCTCCATATCTATACAAGTCCCGGTATCTATTCTGTCTCGCTCAGTGTTACGGGCCCAGCAGGCTCTGACATGAAGACCAGACTTGGGTACATAAAAGTGTCCGAGGCACTGGCATCACCCGTTTCCAAGAAACCGGTTCAGACCATAAGCCCTAAAATGTTGTCATTCCCTACTTTAACTCCCACTAATACTCCAACCGAACTTTTAACCCCGTTGACAACAGAATCTCCGGTTTTAACTCCAGATACCGGGACGTCAGAAACCCATCTTCTGGAGCTGTTAACTCCTGGGATCCTTGCTGACTTTACGCCGTCTGTCACTGGTGGACTTGCCCCACTTGCTGTCCGGTTTACTGATAATTCTTCGGGAAGCCCTAGTAGTTGGTCTTGGGATTTCGGTGATGGAACATCATCAGATCTTGCCTCACCTGAACATGTATACACACTCCCTGGAAAATACAAAGTCCGGTTGACTGTTAAAGGGAACCAGGGTTCAAATACAACGGAACATGTGGAACCGATAGAGGTTGCACTTATGCCTGAAGCATCAATCAAAGCTCAACCAAAAACCGGTTCAGCACCACTTATGGTTGCATTCACCGATAATTCCACAGGAAGGATCAATTCATGGCTCTGGACGTTCGGTGATGGTACTAGTTCTTATGAACAGAATCCTGTTCATACGTATAACCGGGCTGGGGTATATGATGTCTCGCTCACCATTTCGGGTCCGGATGGCGGTGCAAATGCTGCGATACCTGCAATGGTCACTGTCACTGACCTTATTGAGCCACCCGTGGCTATTATATCTACAGATACATCTGTTGGTGATGCCCCTCTTCTGGTCAGGTTTACTGACACTTCTACCGGTGATGTCACTACAAGAACATGGGATTTCGGTGATGGGAACAGCGGAGCAGAGTCTGATCTAACTCACACATTCTCAAAACCAGGGACGTACACGACCAGACTTACCATCAAGGGACCTGCGGGAGAGAGTCATACTGAAAAGGTCATTACCGTGAATGAACCGGTATCTGTGCCGAAAGCAGGTTTCTCAACTGATGCCGTATCCGGAGTTGCCCCTCTAGTTGTCTCATTCATGGATATGTCATCTGGCAGTATCACATCCTATAACTGGGCTTTTGGTGACGGTGGTAGTTCTCAAGAAACGAACCCAATTCACACGTACTCCTCTTCTGGTTCATACCTGGCAGTTCTAACGGTCAGTGGTCCCGGTGGTTCAAGTCACTCAGAAAAAGGAATCATTGTGAGTGAACCTGTTGTAGCCCCGGTCTCGTCATTTAGTACTGATATAAGTGACGGAGTCGCTCCTTTGAGTGTTTCGTTTACTGATGGCTCTACGGGTAATATCAGTTCCTGGAGCTGGTCATTTGGTGATGGCATTAGTTCGGTTGATAAGAACCCTGTACACACCTATCCCTCTCCCGGTTCATACCAGGTGGTCCTAACGGTCAGTGGTTCCGGTGGTTCAAGTCACTCTGAAAAAGGGATTATTGTAAGTGAACCTGCGGTGGTCCCTGTCTCGCTATTCAGTACTGATGTAAGTGACGGAGTCGCTCCTTTGAGTGTTTCGTTTACTGATGCTTCTACGGGCAATATCAGTTCCTGGTGCTGGTCATTTGGTGATGGCATCAGTTCGGGTGACAAGAACCTTGTGCACATCTATCCCTCTCCCGGTTCATACCAGGCGGTCCTAACGGTCAGTGGTCCCGGTGGTTCAAGCCACTCAGAAAAAGGAATTATTGTAAGTGAACCTGCGGTGGCCCCGGTCTCGTCATTTAGTACTGATGTAAGTGACGGAGTCGCTCCTTTGAGAGTTTCGTTTACTGATGCCTCTTCGGGTAATATCAGTTCCTGGAACTGGTCATTTGGTGATGGCATCAGTTCGACTGACAAGAACCCGGTACATACCTATTCCTCTCCCGGTTCATACCAGGCGGTCCTAACGGTAAGAGGTCCCGGTGGTTCAAGCCACTCAGAAAAAGGAATTATTGTAAGTGAACCCATAACTCCGGTCCCAACCCCATTGATAACCCCTGTCCCTCTGGTAACTAGTACTACACCTAATATATCAGAACAACACGAGCCTCTTGTCACACCGGCTCCGGTTGCAAAGAAAAAATCAGTTGCAAAGTTCAGGACCGCAAATAATGAAGGTTCTGCCCCATTAACTGTACGTTTCCATGATAGTTCTGTAGGTGAAATATCTTCGTGGAAATGGGACTTTGGCGATGGAACTGGAGCATCAGATCAGAATCCCTCACATACCTATACAAAACCAGGAAATTATGCAGCTTCTCTGACAATTACCACTCCGGAGGGTTCTCAGAAATCTGATCTCTCTATGATATTGGTAACTTCATCGACATCAATGCCGAAGGCTGTCATCACTGCTGACCCTGGATATGGAAATGCACCACTCACCATATCGTTCTCAGATGCTTCCACTGGAACTGTTTCCACGCGGACCTGGAATTTTGGCGATGGTGCAACTTCCTCTGATCTGAATCCTGTTCATACATACCAGAATCCTGGCATCTATACTGTATCATTAATTGTTAAAGGGCCGGCAGGAGAGAGCAGAACTGATGAGCAGATCGTCGTCAGCCTCAAACCAGAACCTACCCCATCTATAATTGATGAATCACCAACCCCTGCCCTTATTGTCCCGCACTCCGACAATGAAGTGCCTGAAACTCAGCCCGTTGAACTAAGCACTGTCAATCCACAGATTACTGAAATCCCGGTTACTCCTGAAATCATCCCAACAAAAATTCAGGAAAAGCCAGAACCAGTATCCGAGTCTCACGGTATCCTTATTACCACTGACAGGACCGTTGGATCTGCTCCGTTGACTGTGTCGTTTACCAGTAATTCAGCTATGAAAGCAGATCGATATGAGTGGCTCTTTGGTGATGGGTCCAGTTCAGAAGAGGAACATCCCACTCACACATATGATAAACCAGGAACATATGATCTCACCCTCCTCCTTGATGGTCCGGATGGTCAGGGAAGGAAGGTCCTTCCTGCATATATTACAGTAACTGAACCTGTATCCATGAGGTCTGAACAACCTATTATACCAACACCAATTTTACAGGCGACTTCCACGCCGAATATTCCTTCGGGGCCAACTGCAGCAATATCTGCAGATATAATAAATGGAACTGCTCCATTGAAAGTTTCATTCCAGGCAGTTCCTACCGGAAAAATTGATGGATATGCCTGGGATTTCGGTGATGGTGGAACATCATACGAACAAAATCCGATGTATACCTATGGTACTGCAGGAAATTATTCGGTAAAACTAGTGGTAGCCGGAGAGAATGGGTCAGATGAGATACGTCTGAAAAATACTATAACCGTCCTTGAAGGGATGAAGACTCCTGTCTGTGGTTTTACAGCAACACCTGTTAGTGGATATGCTCCGCTGAATGTATCATTCTCTGATACATCATCAGGTTCCATAGATCAGTATGAGTGGAGTCTGGGAGATGGCACAAGTTCATCGGAAAAGAACCCATCACATTTGTATTCCGAGCCTGGTGTATACACTGTAGGATTACAGGTCTCCGGGCAGGCTGGCAATGCAGCTGAGATAAAGAAAGATCTGATCACTGTTGATAATGTTCCTGCAGCACCTGTCGCCAGGTTCAAGTCTGATAAACGGAGTGGAACGGCTCCCCTTGAGATCCATTTCCAGGATCTTTCATCAGGTGTTGTAACCGGATGGAATTGGGATCTTGGTGACGGTACTATTAGCGAAGAAAAAGATCCTGTTATGACCTATACTCGGGCTGGTGTCTATGCAGTAACACAGACAGTTACCGGTCCGGGAGGAAAGGATGTAGCAGTACGGAGAGGATACATCACCGTATCTGAGCCTCAAATCCCTCCAATAGCAGTTATTTATGCAGAACCTGTAGGGGGCTCTGCCCCACTGACCGTAAAGTTCCTTGATATGTCAACCGGTCTTGTAACCGGATGGAACTGGGATCTTGGTGATGGATCCATATCGACAAACAAAAACCCGACCCACATCTATCAGTCTGAAGGAACCTACTCTGTAAATTTGCATGTCTCTGGACCTGATGGAGAGAACAGTACAACGACGGTGATCCGGGTCTCTCCACATGAAAAAGCCAGTGAAATACTTGAATTGAAAAATCAGACTGTAGATTCGCCATCAATTCCACCTGTATCTTCAGGTACGGTTATGAATGAGTCTTTTTCAAATGTGACTAAAGAAGATCAGGATCTTACACCTTCAGGCAGTGAAAAGCCGGTTGCGGCTTTCTCTCTCTCTGGAAGGAGCGGGAAGAGTCCGCTTACCATAACCTTCCACGATCGGTCAAGTGGTCATATCACAGGATGGGAATGGGTTTTTGGTGATGGAGAGACATCTGACCTCAAAGAGCCCACTCACACGTATGAGCAACCAGGTGTTTACACTGTTGCTCTTGCAGTGACTGGTCCAGACGGGACATCACAGAAACGGATTCGTGAAGCAGTCCAGGTATTTTAAGTCAAAATATTTCCTGGCACGGGAAATAAACAGGAAGATTAGTCCTGTTCAAATCCATTCTTTTCTTCTGAAATATAGGAGCATGGTAGCACTTACCATTGACATCACCAATAACACTGCAGGGTATCCGTATGGGCTCGTGAGTTCAGGCATGTATTCAAAATTCATACCGTATATGCCGGCAATGAATGTGAGGGGAATAAAAATGTTAGCGATGATGGTGAGCACTTTCATGATCTCATTGGTGTTGTTTGAGATCTTTGAAAGGTAGATCTCCATAAGACCCTCTGCCATTTCCCGGTATACATCAACATCTTCCGCAATTTTTATCGTATGATCATAGACATCGCGAAGATAGAGATGTGTTGTATTTTTGATCAGAAGTGAATCTGTCCTCTCAAGTCTGGTAATCAGTTCACGAAGTGACCAGATTTTTCTTCTAAACCATATTAGATCACGCCTGAAATCCTGCACGTGATTGATGGTATCTTTGCCCGGATTATTCACGATCTCATCTTCAAGATCCTCAACCCGCTCTTCTAGGTCTTCGAGAACAAAAAAATATCCGTCAACTATTGTATCAATGATGGTATATGCCAGATAGTCAATTCCGTTTGTCCTAAAACGACTGGTAGATCGTTTTATCCTGTTTTCGATATTAGGAAACATCCCGATTGAGTTACTACAGGTAATCAGGATGTTGTTTGTTAAAATCAGGCTCACCTGCTCTTCATGCATTTCATCTTCTGACCTCTGAAAATGCGTCATAACGATGAAGAGGTACTCATCAAACTCTTCAATCTTGGATCGTGTCCTGGTGTTGAGAATATCTTCAGTTACCAGCGGATGGATAGAGAAAGAATTCAAAACTTGTTCGATGAGAGCTACATCACGCAGTCCGGTTATTGAGATCCAGGCATTGCTTCCTTGTTGAATGTTGGTGGTAAGTTCCTCTGGAGATACCTGTTCAAACCCTGAAATATTCTGATCTGAATAGACAAGCAGATGAATCGTTGTTTCTTTCGGTGCCTCGTCGCCGATATATATCGGTGTTCCGGGTGGCATGCCGGTTTTACGCGAAATATTCTGCTCAAAGTGCATAATTTCAGGAGCCCTGTGGGGAGATTACCTTCCTGACTAAAAAAGTGTTGTTATTCTGACTGGCGGTTTCGCTTGTCAGGGAAGAGTTCATCAAAACTCTGTTCGTCTGGTTCAATAACCTTAATACCCTTGAATCTGCCGGTCCTCATGCCTATGTAGTAGATGATCATCGGAATAAGTATTGCAGGTATCGAGAGATAGAGAGAGCCTCTCAGATCCTCGTTGAAAGCAAGGATAACAAGTGCGAATATTTCAAGGATAATTCCTATGAAAAGTGGCATCCATGGAGAGAGTGGGGATGGACTTTCAATTTCTTCTTTTGTGTATCCACGCTGGTATACTCTCCGTCTGAAAGAAATCTGAGCCCAACAGATTGATATCCAACAGATTGCACCGGTGAATGCAGAGACCGAGAGAAGCCACACGTAGAGTTCGTTCTCACCGTTTGAGAACCACCATAACCCAAGCACTGCCCAGCAGATAACCAGGGTAAAGAGAGTGGCATACATTGGGGTACAATGCTTGTTAAGTTTAGCAAAGGTCTTTGGTGCCATTCCTTCAAGTGAAAGGCCATAGAGTGCACGAACTGCTCCGTAAAATCCTGAGTTGGCACAGGAAAACGCAGCAGTAAGCACGATAAATGAGAGGATTCCTGCAACCTCCGTGAATCCGTACTTAGCAAGTGCCATGGAAAAGACACTGTCCTGAAGATTTGCTTCAGAGTAAGGAAGAATCATAACCAGAAGGAGAATAGGTATGATATCTACACGGAGAATGCGGTATACAACATTTCTGCATGCCCTGGGAACCACTTTCTTTGGATTCTGTGTTTCAGAAGCTGCAAGACCGACGATCTCAGAGCCCTGGAAGTTAACCAGAATGAGGGCCATGTTGGCAAGAAGGATCATGAATCCTGCTGGAAATATTGCATCTGTCCAGGTAAATCCCGGTGGGAAGAGAACACTGAACCCTACTGCGGTTCCTGTACCGGCAAGACCAATGACAATGAGACCTGCTACGATACAAAACGCCACATTATGTATGATCTTTATAAGGGCAAGGGTACTTTCAACAAATCCAAACCCGCCTACATGTATCAGGTTTAAAATTGTTATCAGAATTAAGAACACAATCGCCCAGATAATTACCGGAACCCCATCAAAGAAAACATGCATAATAATTCCGCCTGCTACCGCTTCAGATGGGATATATGCACACCAGTTGAACCAGTAACTCCATCCTGTTCCAACCGCCCAGGTCGGTGATATGAATTCTGCTGAGTAACTTATGAAATTTCCATGACGTGGAACATTTACCAACAGTTCAGCAAAAGACTGCATCACTGTGTAAATTACTAACCCGCCTATAAAATAGAGAAAAATGACACTGGGTCCCATCTGGCTGATGAGATACCCTGAACCAAGGTAATAACTGGAACCAATAATGCCCCCGATCGCAATAAGACTTGCCATCCAGGGTCTTATTCCCCGGTTTAACCCCACTCTCCTTCCTGCAGGAGGCACTGGATTTTCTATAGTAGTATGTGCACAATTGCACTGTCCTTCACAAGAGTGTGAATTCTCATCACTATGCGAAGGCACTACCATCTCTCCATTGATAATTTCCCGTGATATTACATAGATTTGCTAAAAATCCTTTCATAATCGTCCTCGTATATCCTCTTTGAGTGTAATTACGCCCCAAAAAGTCTCCCTCTCTAATTAAAACAATTTCTATTAGGAATCGGCAGAAAATTAGGGGCTATTTTCATTTAATCCGCAATTTTTCAGGAATATTTTAAAAAAATTTAAAAATAGAGTTTAATTTTTTTTAAAAAATATTTTAAAAAATGGAGGTTATAATCCAGGGTCAGAGTTGTCTAATCCATCGCGCATGATTTTTTAAGTTCAATACTGATCAATTTTCAAAATAAAAATTTCATGACCCTGATTGAGTACTTGATACAAATTCAGATATTTTTAGATTATATAAAAATCCACTATTGCTATCAAGCACTTGTGTTTTGATCGATGTGAGTATCTCCTTTGCCAACATACTCATATATACAATTGAGTCCTGTTTCTCATAGGACGATCTGAAGGAGAGTTGTAAGAGTGATTTCACTCCGTTTTTACCGCATATATGATATTGGAAGGGAGATTGATCTCGATCAGCTCGAACGTGAACTTGCACGAAGTTACTTTACTGCCAGGGCCAGTTTTCTACGGGTCAATCCGAAATCCATTATGATGGAAGACCCCCCGCTCATGCTCAAAATGCATGAAGTGAGCGTTGAGCGTCAGGGTTATACGTTTAACCTGCATGTCATCGCCCGTTTATATGATATTGGGGCAATAAGTCTCTGTTTTTTGTATGACGATCCAGAGGCACCTTCATCTGCTCTTGAGGATACGGCTCTACTCTTTGCGGGACATGAAGGATTGTCTGATCTCTTTGGCACGTATCTAAAGAATCTGGGTGAG is part of the Methanospirillum lacunae genome and harbors:
- a CDS encoding amino acid permease → MVVPSHSDENSHSCEGQCNCAHTTIENPVPPAGRRVGLNRGIRPWMASLIAIGGIIGSSYYLGSGYLISQMGPSVIFLYFIGGLVIYTVMQSFAELLVNVPRHGNFISYSAEFISPTWAVGTGWSYWFNWCAYIPSEAVAGGIIMHVFFDGVPVIIWAIVFLILITILNLIHVGGFGFVESTLALIKIIHNVAFCIVAGLIVIGLAGTGTAVGFSVLFPPGFTWTDAIFPAGFMILLANMALILVNFQGSEIVGLAASETQNPKKVVPRACRNVVYRILRVDIIPILLLVMILPYSEANLQDSVFSMALAKYGFTEVAGILSFIVLTAAFSCANSGFYGAVRALYGLSLEGMAPKTFAKLNKHCTPMYATLFTLVICWAVLGLWWFSNGENELYVWLLSVSAFTGAICWISICWAQISFRRRVYQRGYTKEEIESPSPLSPWMPLFIGIILEIFALVILAFNEDLRGSLYLSIPAILIPMIIYYIGMRTGRFKGIKVIEPDEQSFDELFPDKRNRQSE
- a CDS encoding PKD domain-containing protein; the encoded protein is MGGFVRLIFLICFVSIISGVSLADSSSIVSENGHQSVIADFRAGSLSGAVPVAVQFNDVSLGSPDEWYWDFGDGTHDTGQNPLHIYTSPGIYSVSLSVTGPAGSDMKTRLGYIKVSEALASPVSKKPVQTISPKMLSFPTLTPTNTPTELLTPLTTESPVLTPDTGTSETHLLELLTPGILADFTPSVTGGLAPLAVRFTDNSSGSPSSWSWDFGDGTSSDLASPEHVYTLPGKYKVRLTVKGNQGSNTTEHVEPIEVALMPEASIKAQPKTGSAPLMVAFTDNSTGRINSWLWTFGDGTSSYEQNPVHTYNRAGVYDVSLTISGPDGGANAAIPAMVTVTDLIEPPVAIISTDTSVGDAPLLVRFTDTSTGDVTTRTWDFGDGNSGAESDLTHTFSKPGTYTTRLTIKGPAGESHTEKVITVNEPVSVPKAGFSTDAVSGVAPLVVSFMDMSSGSITSYNWAFGDGGSSQETNPIHTYSSSGSYLAVLTVSGPGGSSHSEKGIIVSEPVVAPVSSFSTDISDGVAPLSVSFTDGSTGNISSWSWSFGDGISSVDKNPVHTYPSPGSYQVVLTVSGSGGSSHSEKGIIVSEPAVVPVSLFSTDVSDGVAPLSVSFTDASTGNISSWCWSFGDGISSGDKNLVHIYPSPGSYQAVLTVSGPGGSSHSEKGIIVSEPAVAPVSSFSTDVSDGVAPLRVSFTDASSGNISSWNWSFGDGISSTDKNPVHTYSSPGSYQAVLTVRGPGGSSHSEKGIIVSEPITPVPTPLITPVPLVTSTTPNISEQHEPLVTPAPVAKKKSVAKFRTANNEGSAPLTVRFHDSSVGEISSWKWDFGDGTGASDQNPSHTYTKPGNYAASLTITTPEGSQKSDLSMILVTSSTSMPKAVITADPGYGNAPLTISFSDASTGTVSTRTWNFGDGATSSDLNPVHTYQNPGIYTVSLIVKGPAGESRTDEQIVVSLKPEPTPSIIDESPTPALIVPHSDNEVPETQPVELSTVNPQITEIPVTPEIIPTKIQEKPEPVSESHGILITTDRTVGSAPLTVSFTSNSAMKADRYEWLFGDGSSSEEEHPTHTYDKPGTYDLTLLLDGPDGQGRKVLPAYITVTEPVSMRSEQPIIPTPILQATSTPNIPSGPTAAISADIINGTAPLKVSFQAVPTGKIDGYAWDFGDGGTSYEQNPMYTYGTAGNYSVKLVVAGENGSDEIRLKNTITVLEGMKTPVCGFTATPVSGYAPLNVSFSDTSSGSIDQYEWSLGDGTSSSEKNPSHLYSEPGVYTVGLQVSGQAGNAAEIKKDLITVDNVPAAPVARFKSDKRSGTAPLEIHFQDLSSGVVTGWNWDLGDGTISEEKDPVMTYTRAGVYAVTQTVTGPGGKDVAVRRGYITVSEPQIPPIAVIYAEPVGGSAPLTVKFLDMSTGLVTGWNWDLGDGSISTNKNPTHIYQSEGTYSVNLHVSGPDGENSTTTVIRVSPHEKASEILELKNQTVDSPSIPPVSSGTVMNESFSNVTKEDQDLTPSGSEKPVAAFSLSGRSGKSPLTITFHDRSSGHITGWEWVFGDGETSDLKEPTHTYEQPGVYTVALAVTGPDGTSQKRIREAVQVF
- the corA gene encoding magnesium/cobalt transporter CorA codes for the protein MHFEQNISRKTGMPPGTPIYIGDEAPKETTIHLLVYSDQNISGFEQVSPEELTTNIQQGSNAWISITGLRDVALIEQVLNSFSIHPLVTEDILNTRTRSKIEEFDEYLFIVMTHFQRSEDEMHEEQVSLILTNNILITCSNSIGMFPNIENRIKRSTSRFRTNGIDYLAYTIIDTIVDGYFFVLEDLEERVEDLEDEIVNNPGKDTINHVQDFRRDLIWFRRKIWSLRELITRLERTDSLLIKNTTHLYLRDVYDHTIKIAEDVDVYREMAEGLMEIYLSKISNNTNEIMKVLTIIANIFIPLTFIAGIYGMNFEYMPELTSPYGYPAVLLVMSMVSATMLLYFRRKEWI